A section of the Falco peregrinus isolate bFalPer1 chromosome 3, bFalPer1.pri, whole genome shotgun sequence genome encodes:
- the BAG1 gene encoding BAG family molecular chaperone regulator 1 isoform X3 produces MAAPGAQVTVTVTYSNEKHSIRVASQQEDSEPTLQDMAVLIEQVTGVPVPFQKLIYKGKSLKELEQPLSALGIKNGCKVMLIGKRNSPEEEAEVKKLKDLEKSVEQIANKLEEVNKEFTSIQKGFLAKDLQVEALKQLDKRIKGTAEQFMKILEQIDAMLLPLYVSKRLLGSIYF; encoded by the exons ATGGCGGCGCCAGGAGCCCAGGTTACCGTCACCGTCACTTACA GTAATGAAAAACACAGTATTCGGGTTGCTTCTCAACAGGAAGATAGTGAACCTACACTACAAGACATGGCTGTACTTATTGAACAAGTCACTGGGGTTCCAGTTCCTTTTCAGAAACTGATATACAAAG GGAAGTCTCTGAAAGAACTGGAACAACCATTGTCGGCACTTGGTATTAAAAATGGTTGCAAAGTCATGTTGATTGGGAAAAGG AATAGTCCAGAAGAAGAGGCTGAAGTAAAGAAGTTAAAAGATTTGGAGAAGTCAGTGGAGCAAATAGCTAATAAGTTAGAGGAAGTTAATAAAGAGTTCACAAGTATCCAGAAG ggATTTTTAGCAAAGGATCTCCAAGTAGAAGCACTAAAACAGCTGGACAAGAGGATAAAAGGAACTGcagagcagttcatgaagatCCTGGAACAGATTGATGCTATG CTCTTGCCCCTGTATGTCTCCAAAAGACTACTTGGCAGCATCTATTTCTAA